The Brachyhypopomus gauderio isolate BG-103 chromosome 7, BGAUD_0.2, whole genome shotgun sequence genome has a window encoding:
- the LOC143518424 gene encoding uncharacterized protein LOC143518424, whose translation MSRNTPSHHRPSVPLVELKRLQVYSGRTGIMSKHVSVTAPKCPLCLGSDTVKLNGHRAMCRRCSKSKRAVYSFCWACLREWPNSAKADGCCRLANCALRAALLSDERITDTSSRTKGCPFFRACPECNTLVTHNGVGCPNVTCPRCSTEFCFRCLRQECFGTGELHLPTWLPDFEFVSMHEALRESRRESRHESWFRSWLGSLFQPRLEPRVESRLESLEVWCESWPEPCSIVDNSRSLEALGLQEQS comes from the exons ATGAGCAgaaacacaccatcacatcaccgCCCGTCTGTCCCTTTAGTGGAATTAAAGCGGCTGCAG GTGTACAGTGGAAGGACTGGAATCATGAGTAAACACGTCTCTGTCACAGCTCCAAAG TGTCCACTCTGCCTGGGCTCAGACACCGTGAAGCTGAACGGGCATCGTGCCATGTGCCGTCGGTGTTCCAAATCAAAGCGTGCTGTGTACAGCTTCTGCTGGGCGTGTCTGAGGGAGTGGCCCAATTCAGCGAAGGCCGACGGGTGTTGCCGTTTGGCCAACTGCGCCCTCCGTGCCGCCCTGCTGTCTGATGAGCGCATCACGGacaccagcagcaggaccaaGGGCTGCCCCTTCTTCAGGGCCTGTCCCGAGTGCAACACCCTGGTCACACACAACGGGGTAGGCTGCCCAAACGTTACATGCCCTCGGTGCTCGACAGAGTTCTGCTTCCGCTGCCTTCGACAGGAGTGCTTTGGTACTGGGGAACTTCATCTTCCGACCTGGCTGCCTGACTTCGAGTTTGTGTCCATGCATGAGGCCCTGCGTGAGTCCCGACGTGAGTCACGTCATGAGTCCTGGTTTAGGTCCTGGCTTGGGTCCTTGTTTCAGCCCCGGCTGGAGCCCCGCGTGGAGTCCCGGTTGGAGTCCCTGGAGGTCTGGTGTGAGTCCTGGCCTGAGCCATGCTCTATAGTGGACAACAGCAGGAGTCTGGAGGCTCTTGGGCTCCAGGAGCAGAGTTAG
- the LOC143518419 gene encoding uncharacterized protein LOC143518419 isoform X2 — protein MSQHVSVTAPKCPLCLGSDTVKLNGLRAMCRQCSKSRRRVYSFCWACQREWPKKAEAEASCNLDRCALRAALLSDECITEPHSSAKGCPFFRACPECNTLVTHNGVGCPNVRCPQCRKGFCFRCLRRVCYGMRARDFQTILRELQLQSQLESQRVTRLGSWLESWFQPRVEPRLEPRLEPLEVWRESLPEPCTIVDNSRSLEALRLQEQS, from the exons ATGAGTCAACACGTCTCTGTCACAGCTCCAAAG TGTCCACTCTGCCTGGGCTCAGACACCGTGAAGCTGAACGGGCTTCGTGCCATGTGCCGTCAGTGTTCCAAATCAAGGCGTAGAGTGTACAGCTTCTGCTGGGCGTGTCAGAGGGAGTGGCCCAAAAAGGCAGAGGCAGAGGCCTCCTGTAATTTAGACCGCTGCGCCCTCCGTGCCGCCCTGCTGTCTGACGAGTGCATCACGGAACCCCACAGCTCAGCCAAGGGCTGCCCCTTCTTCAGGGCCTGTCCCGAGTGCAACACCCTGGTCACACACAACGGGGTAGGCTGCCCCAACGTTAGATGCCCTCAGTGTCGCAAAGGCTTCTGCTTCCGCTGCCTTCGACGGGTGTGTTATGGCATGAGGGCACGTGATTTCCAGACAATATTGCGGGAACTCCAGCTTCAGTCCCAGCTTGAGTCCCAGCGTGTGACCCGGCTTGGGTCCTGGCTTGAGTCCTGGTTTCAGCCCCGGGTGGAGCCCCGGTTGGAGCCCCGGCTGGAGCCCCTGGAGGTCTGGCGTGAGTCCTTGCCTGAGCCATGCACTATAGTGGACAACAGCAGGAGTCTGGAGGCTCTTAGGCTCCAGGAGCAGAGTTAG
- the LOC143518419 gene encoding uncharacterized protein LOC143518419 isoform X1 — translation MTKQTKRPREKAKVCSLDLEFPRVPHITHHCFYCVRAETHHHIPERTDTGRPSVPLAELKRLQVYCGRTGIMSQHVSVTAPKCPLCQQSDTVKVNGLRAMCRQCSKSKRGVYFFRLACQRERLKSAEALRATLLSDERIRDPSSPAKGCPFFRACPECNTLVTHDGSGCRMVTCLQCSTEFCFRCLRQECFGMGTLNLQTIVRDQLESPPESPSESPPESPPESPPESRRESRFGFRLGSWSRLGSWLEYRRDSWFESRHESWFGSRREYWQEPCTIVDNTRSLEALGL, via the exons atgacaaaacaaacaaaacggcCCAGAGAGAAAGCGAAAGTGTGTAGTCTCGATTTGGAATTCCCCAGAGTTCCCCATATCACACATCACTGTTTTTATTGTGTGCGAGCAgaaacacaccatcacatcccCGAAAGAACGGACACAGGTCGCCCGTCTGTCCCTTTGGCGGAATTAAAACGGCTGCAG GTGTACTGTGGAAGGACTGGAATCATGAGTCAACACGTCTCTGTCACAGCTCCAAAG TGTCCACTCTGCCAGCAGTCAGACACTGTGAAGGTAAACGGGCTTCGTGCCATGTGCCGTCAGTGTTCCAAATCAAAGCGTGGCGTGTACTTCTTCCGCTTGGCATGCCAGAGGGAGCGGCTCAAATCAGCAGAGGCCCTCCGCGCCACCCTGCTGTCTGACGAGCGTATCAGGGACCCTAGCAGCCCAGCTAAGGGCTGCCCCTTCTTCAGGGCCTGTCCCGAGTGCAACACCCTGGTCACACACGACGGGAGTGGCTGCCGCATGGTTACGTGCCTTCAGTGCTCCACAGAGTTCTGCTTCCGCTGCCTTCGACAGGAGTGCTTTGGAATGGGGACACTTAATCTCCAGACCATTGTGCGTGACCAGCTTGAGTCCCCGCCTGAGTCCCCGTCTGAGTCCCCGCCTGAGTCCCCACCTGAGTCCCCACCTGAGTCCCGCCGTGAGTCCCGGTTTGGGTTCCGGCTTGGGTCCTGGTCCCGGCTTGGGTCCTGGCTTGAGTATCGGCGTGACTCCTGGTTTGAGTCTCGGCATGAGTCCTGGTTTGGGTCCCGGCGTGAGTACTGGCAGGAGCCATGCACTATAGTGGACAACACCAGGAGTCTGGAGGCCCTTGGTTTGTAG